One window from the genome of Castellaniella sp. MT123 encodes:
- a CDS encoding GbsR/MarR family transcriptional regulator yields the protein MLLSSQSERFILHFGEMGSRWGVNRTVGQIYALLFIAPHPLHADEIAETLKFSRSNVSMGLKELQSWRLIRQANRVGDRRDYYESLGDVWEIFRVLMEEKRRREIDPTLSLLRDMLLDAPKSEADAHARQRMQAMLELIELSTDWFDEIQRLPPETLQSLMRLGARIQKVLDFAGKLRSPKLSGNPS from the coding sequence ATGCTTCTCTCTTCTCAATCCGAGCGCTTTATCCTTCACTTCGGCGAAATGGGCAGCCGCTGGGGCGTGAACCGGACTGTCGGTCAGATTTACGCCCTGCTGTTCATCGCGCCGCACCCCCTGCACGCTGATGAAATCGCTGAAACACTGAAATTCTCGCGATCCAACGTCAGCATGGGACTCAAGGAACTGCAATCTTGGCGTCTGATCCGGCAGGCGAATCGGGTCGGAGACCGGCGCGACTACTACGAATCACTGGGCGACGTCTGGGAAATCTTCCGAGTCCTCATGGAAGAAAAACGCAGACGGGAGATCGATCCGACCCTCAGCCTGCTGCGCGACATGCTCCTCGATGCCCCAAAAAGCGAGGCCGACGCCCACGCCCGTCAGCGCATGCAGGCCATGCTGGAGCTGATCGAGCTGTCCACCGACTGGTTCGATGAGATCCAGCGCCTGCCGCCGGAAACCCTGCAAAGCCTGATGCGGCTCGGTGCCCGGATCCAGAAAGTACTCGATTTCGCCGG